Proteins from a genomic interval of Fusarium oxysporum Fo47 chromosome I, complete sequence:
- a CDS encoding mitochondrial carrier domain-containing protein has translation MSPLHPSKDVLQGTVYSPLLAKPRTPYEAHLELFPAYSSVVQDVKGKAKELSAEATAEFEKASAKAQAKAGKIELYSGKYYAACTFGGLMACGLTHAAVTPLDLVKTRRQVDSKLYTSNFQAWGKIYRAEGVRGIFTGWSPTLFGYSAQGAFKYGWYEYFKKTYSDMAGPEAAQKYKTGLYLAASASAEFLADLALCPFEAVKVRMQGSIPNPYTGTVQGISAITGKEGVAGLYKGLYPLWGRQIPYTMMKFASFETIVEMIYDRLPGQKSDYSKAAQTGVSFTGGYLAGILCAIVSHPADVMVSKLNSNRQPGEAFGGAMSRIYKDIGFGGLWNGLPVRIVMIGTLTGLQWMIYDYFKIFMGLPTTGGAPPPAQKQE, from the exons ATGTCCCCGTTGCACCCATCCAAGGACGTCCTCCAGGGAACGGTCTACAGCCCTCTCTTAGCAAAGCCCCGTACTCCTTATGAGGCTCACCTTGAGCTCTTCCCCGCTTACTCCTCCGTCGTACAAGATGTGAAGGGCAAAGCCAAGGAGCTCAGCGCCGAGGCGACAGCCGAATTTGAAAAGGCGAGCGCAAAAGCTCAAGCCAAGGCTGGAAAGATCGAGCTATACTCTGGAAAGTATTATGCCGCTTGCACCTTTGGTGGTCTGATGGCCTGT GGTCTCACTCACGCTGCCGTAACTCCCTTGGATCTCGTAAAAACCCGTCGACAAGTTGACTCAAAACTCTACACCAGTAACTTTCAGGCCTGGGGCAAGATCTACCGTGCTGAAGGCGTTCGTGGTATCTTCACGGGTTGGAGTCCAACCCTCTTTGGCTACTCTGCCCAAGGCGCCTTCAAGTATGGTTGGTACGAATACTTCAAGAAGACGTACTCTGATATGGCTGGTCCTGAGGCCGCACAAAAGTACAAGACCGGTCTATATCTTGcagcctctgcctctgctgAATTTCTCGCTGATCTTGCCCTCTGCCCCTTCGAAGCCGTCAAGGTCCGTATGCAAGGCTCGATCCCTAACCCCTACACCGGAACAGTCCAAGGCATCAGCGCCATCACAGGCAAGGAAGGCGTCGCTGGCCTATACAAAGGCTTATATCCGCTATGGGGTCGCCAAATCCCCTATACAATGATGAAGTTTGCTTCGTTTGAAACCATTGTTGAGATGATCTATGATCGCCTGCCCGGTCAAAAGAGTGACTATAGCAAGGCTGCCCAGACTGGTGTCTCTTTTACTGGTGGTTACCTGGCCGGTATCTTGTGCGCCATCGTCTCCCACCCCGCCGATGTTATGGTCAGCAAGTTGAATTCCAACCGTCAACCTGGTGAGGCTTTCGGCGGCGCCATGAGCAGAATATACAAGGACATTGGTTTCGGTGGCCTATGGAATGGTCTCCCCGTGCGAATTGTCATGATCGGTACTCTTACCGGACTTCAGTGGATGATCTAT GACTATTTCAAGATCTTTATGGGTCTTCCAACCACTGGCGGCGCTCCACCTCCAGCCCAGAAGCAGGAGTAG